One genomic region from Haloprofundus salinisoli encodes:
- a CDS encoding NAD-dependent epimerase/dehydratase family protein: protein MDVLITGGHGVVGSAITDHLGDSDEYEFTLLDVETGDDEGQHESVVADVRDYDAIRPHFDGQDAVVHLALVPGTGGPDSRELGWSTPLSDNLEALHNVYEAAVDADLDSIVFASSNHAVGMVEVRNAPGVYHDRGVRTDHAEPHRPDSRYGLTKSYGEDLGRLAAEAHGIRFYALRIGSVRAPAYDHPYGDAERGVEEGRWERGSDAYEEQIARLKGLWQSRRDLAQLVDCCLRDDTVEWDQFYGVSGNQRRWLDDLDHARETVGYDPQDDGEEWDAPPE, encoded by the coding sequence ATGGACGTGCTCATCACCGGCGGCCACGGCGTCGTCGGGTCGGCGATAACCGACCACCTCGGCGACAGCGACGAGTACGAGTTCACGCTGCTCGACGTCGAAACCGGAGACGACGAGGGTCAACACGAGAGCGTCGTCGCCGACGTGCGCGACTACGACGCGATTCGCCCCCACTTCGACGGGCAGGACGCCGTCGTCCATCTGGCGCTCGTACCCGGAACCGGCGGTCCCGACTCGCGCGAACTCGGCTGGTCGACCCCGCTTTCGGACAACCTCGAAGCGCTGCACAACGTCTACGAGGCGGCCGTCGACGCCGACCTCGACAGCATCGTCTTCGCCTCCTCGAACCACGCCGTCGGCATGGTCGAGGTGCGGAACGCGCCCGGTGTCTACCACGACCGAGGCGTGAGAACCGACCACGCCGAACCGCACCGCCCGGACTCGCGCTACGGGCTGACCAAGAGCTACGGCGAGGACCTCGGTCGGCTGGCCGCGGAGGCCCACGGCATCCGGTTCTACGCGCTCCGAATCGGCTCCGTCCGCGCACCGGCGTACGACCACCCCTACGGCGACGCCGAACGCGGTGTCGAGGAGGGCCGGTGGGAGCGCGGCAGCGACGCCTACGAGGAGCAGATCGCCCGACTCAAGGGGCTGTGGCAGTCGCGCCGCGACCTCGCGCAGTTGGTCGACTGCTGTCTCCGTGACGACACCGTCGAGTGGGACCAGTTCTACGGCGTGAGCGGGAACCAGCGGCGGTGGCTCGACGATCTCGACCACGCCCGTGAAACGGTCGGCTACGATCCGCAGGACGACGGCGAGGAGTGGGACGCGCCACCCGAGTAA
- a CDS encoding DUF7556 family protein, with protein sequence MTPEATAAVDVPDAEVMASVDSSSPRSAELIIADITRDDAWLSMRAADAPVLAEWC encoded by the coding sequence ATGACGCCGGAAGCGACGGCAGCCGTCGATGTCCCGGACGCCGAGGTCATGGCCTCGGTGGATTCCTCCTCTCCTCGCAGCGCGGAGCTCATCATCGCAGATATTACGCGAGACGACGCCTGGCTTTCGATGCGAGCGGCCGACGCCCCGGTACTCGCCGAGTGGTGCTGA
- a CDS encoding PPC domain-containing DNA-binding protein, giving the protein MNYREVTSSREFLARLETGADWREEIEEFAEREGIESAWFNAMGAVQDADVWFYDQADKEYRSVQFDEPLEVAACVGNVALLDGEPFAHTHAVLSRPSGQALAGHLNAATVFAGEVYLRAFDESLERDHDDVTDLDLWL; this is encoded by the coding sequence ATGAACTACCGGGAGGTCACTTCGAGTCGAGAGTTTCTGGCGCGACTCGAAACGGGTGCGGACTGGCGCGAGGAGATCGAGGAGTTCGCCGAGCGCGAGGGGATCGAGTCGGCGTGGTTCAACGCGATGGGCGCGGTGCAGGACGCCGACGTCTGGTTCTACGACCAGGCGGACAAGGAGTACCGCTCCGTCCAGTTCGACGAACCGCTGGAGGTCGCCGCCTGCGTCGGCAACGTCGCGCTGCTCGACGGCGAACCCTTCGCGCACACCCACGCCGTGCTCTCGCGGCCGAGCGGACAGGCGCTGGCGGGTCACCTCAACGCCGCGACGGTGTTCGCCGGCGAGGTGTACCTCCGCGCGTTCGACGAGTCGCTCGAACGCGACCACGACGACGTGACCGACCTGGACCTCTGGCTCTAA
- a CDS encoding RDD family protein, whose amino-acid sequence MRSVRMHRELEAAGVRRRAVAYLVDLLLVGGGVLGVVNRSDRSLGKRVLAFGLLATIVGLLYHVAFEGSRGRTVGKAAVGIVVVEADGARCTYRAAGIRTALRFVDWLPVGYVAGVLSIRLTERGQRLGDLAANTVVVRGRR is encoded by the coding sequence ATGCGTTCGGTTAGAATGCACCGCGAACTCGAAGCGGCGGGAGTCCGACGACGGGCGGTCGCGTACCTCGTGGACCTGCTCCTCGTCGGCGGCGGCGTGCTCGGCGTAGTGAATCGGTCGGACCGTTCGCTCGGAAAGCGAGTACTGGCGTTCGGACTCCTCGCAACGATCGTCGGATTGCTCTATCACGTCGCGTTCGAAGGGAGTCGGGGGAGAACCGTCGGTAAAGCGGCCGTCGGCATCGTCGTCGTCGAAGCCGACGGAGCTCGATGCACCTACCGGGCCGCCGGGATTCGAACCGCACTCCGCTTCGTGGATTGGCTCCCGGTCGGCTACGTCGCCGGCGTCCTCAGCATCCGTCTCACCGAACGAGGTCAACGTCTCGGGGACCTCGCGGCGAACACGGTCGTGGTGAGGGGGCGACGGTAG
- a CDS encoding amidase, with amino-acid sequence MVDEATLFSTVEELGEGLRNGEFTSRELTEAYIERLRTVGDDLNAVVTVTEERALEAADRADEKLSNGGGEDRPLLGVPYGAKDLLAAEGYPTTWGAAPLRDQGFDYDATVVERLDEAGAVLVAKLAMIELAGGFVYDSADATFTGPTANPWNTDAWAGGSSSGPGAAVAAGLVGFAVGSETFGSITTPAAFSGIAGFRPTYGRVSRHGAMALSYTMDKLGPLCRSARGCDLVYRAIAGADERDPSTTERPPAKPPARLRGNVRIAVLSSAGENEQPAVRENYRQSVETFSEFADVEEISLPDIPYASVAGTVIDAESASAFAEFVARGDALDLTNEASRIGGYAQQAVLAEDYITANRVRTIAQRELDETLAPYDAVVVPTRATVASPLGSPFVDYFAEFSSTSMGAASNVAGLPGVSVPNGFGERNLPTAIEIVGRAYDDATVLALAEEYQSRTGHVDYTDLVGEFDTEPMARLATELGVTGD; translated from the coding sequence ATGGTCGACGAAGCGACTCTTTTCTCGACCGTCGAAGAACTCGGCGAGGGGCTCCGAAACGGCGAGTTCACCTCCCGCGAGCTGACCGAGGCGTACATCGAGCGACTGCGCACCGTCGGCGACGACCTGAACGCCGTCGTCACCGTGACCGAGGAGCGCGCGCTGGAGGCGGCCGACCGGGCGGACGAGAAACTGTCGAACGGCGGAGGTGAGGACCGACCGCTGCTCGGCGTTCCGTACGGCGCGAAAGATCTGCTGGCCGCGGAGGGTTACCCGACGACGTGGGGCGCCGCCCCGCTCCGAGACCAGGGGTTCGACTACGACGCGACGGTCGTCGAGCGTCTCGACGAGGCCGGCGCGGTTCTCGTCGCGAAGTTGGCGATGATAGAACTCGCCGGCGGCTTCGTCTACGATTCGGCGGACGCTACCTTCACCGGCCCGACGGCCAATCCGTGGAACACCGATGCGTGGGCCGGCGGTTCCTCCAGCGGTCCCGGCGCGGCCGTCGCGGCCGGACTCGTCGGCTTCGCCGTCGGCAGCGAGACGTTCGGCTCTATCACCACGCCGGCGGCGTTCAGCGGTATCGCAGGCTTCCGACCGACGTACGGCCGGGTGAGTCGGCACGGCGCGATGGCGCTGTCGTACACGATGGACAAACTCGGACCGCTCTGTCGCTCCGCGCGGGGGTGTGACCTCGTTTACCGAGCCATCGCCGGGGCCGACGAGCGCGACCCGAGTACGACCGAGCGTCCCCCTGCGAAGCCGCCTGCCCGCCTGCGAGGAAACGTCAGAATCGCCGTGCTGTCGAGCGCAGGCGAGAACGAACAACCGGCCGTCCGTGAGAACTACCGGCAGTCGGTGGAGACGTTCTCGGAGTTCGCCGACGTCGAGGAAATCTCGCTACCCGATATCCCGTACGCATCCGTCGCGGGCACCGTCATCGACGCCGAGTCGGCGTCGGCGTTCGCGGAGTTCGTCGCCCGCGGCGACGCGCTCGACCTGACGAACGAGGCCTCCCGAATCGGCGGCTACGCCCAGCAGGCTGTCCTCGCGGAGGATTACATCACGGCGAACCGCGTCCGGACTATCGCACAGCGCGAACTGGACGAGACGCTCGCACCGTACGACGCCGTCGTCGTCCCGACGCGGGCGACGGTCGCCAGCCCCCTCGGGTCGCCGTTCGTCGACTACTTCGCCGAGTTCAGTAGCACCTCGATGGGCGCGGCGTCGAACGTCGCGGGACTGCCCGGCGTCTCCGTGCCGAACGGCTTCGGCGAGCGGAACCTCCCGACCGCAATCGAAATCGTCGGGCGCGCGTACGACGACGCGACCGTGCTGGCGCTCGCCGAGGAGTACCAGTCGCGGACCGGGCACGTCGACTACACCGACCTGGTCGGCGAGTTCGACACCGAACCGATGGCTCGCCTCGCCACCGAACTCGGCGTCACCGGCGATTGA
- a CDS encoding bifunctional metallophosphatase/5'-nucleotidase, which yields MSSKHRFERREFLKTTGALLGGAALSTNVAAAETETLTILSYNDVQNAAAEDTTLPRLATLVEQRRAAADGPVVVLGAGDQIGPHALSPVSEWRAPVEALAVIDPDADTVGNHEFDYGVDGFAEAAEASSFPWVATNLVYEDSEEPVAGAERYVVVERGGVRVGVLGTIYQGLDGSVSDDLGAAGLTVRDPVETVDEYETILREEEDADVVVVLNHIGVRSAEELAEATDVDVVLAGHDEQAYEPSLVSGTVVSEAEANANHLSEIHLAVEDGAVTAAEGELLETADVEKNERVSEIINEYRAEVNLDEVIATTETELDASANLNYHEETAIGNLITDAMRERTDADVAITNSGGIRSDAAYGPGELTGGDVFNVLPFANTLTTLELTGEELVETLASQVVTLESEVGQQYGAEVSQQVSGVRFEWIGHEGEELVRDVYVGGEPIDPAETYAVAVNSYMAGGGSGFPLSDKPVLDETDELLAPAVIAYLKQRGTVAPTVEGRMQRVDSTFGNEPEVRVDGRGRVVIYLDELDDFEGLGERVELWTKTGEAVEPEAVVDGDDGLVVRFDDAAVAQMVDGEGEVPLDLYVDYDSGEYDRIYFDSSRANADVTATVTERSRGDERGRGRSRQRSAPTR from the coding sequence ATGTCATCGAAACACCGGTTCGAGCGACGTGAGTTCCTGAAGACCACGGGCGCGCTACTCGGCGGTGCGGCGCTGTCGACGAACGTCGCCGCCGCGGAGACGGAGACGCTGACGATTCTCTCGTACAACGACGTTCAGAACGCGGCGGCGGAGGACACGACGCTGCCGCGGTTGGCGACGCTCGTCGAACAGCGTCGGGCGGCGGCCGACGGACCGGTCGTCGTCCTCGGCGCGGGCGACCAGATCGGCCCGCACGCGCTGTCTCCGGTGTCGGAGTGGCGCGCGCCCGTCGAGGCGCTCGCCGTCATCGACCCGGACGCCGACACGGTCGGCAACCACGAGTTCGACTACGGCGTCGACGGGTTCGCCGAGGCCGCCGAGGCCTCCTCGTTTCCGTGGGTCGCTACGAACCTCGTGTACGAGGACAGCGAGGAGCCGGTCGCGGGTGCCGAGCGGTACGTCGTCGTCGAGCGCGGCGGCGTCCGCGTCGGCGTGCTCGGCACCATCTACCAGGGACTCGACGGGTCGGTCAGCGACGACCTCGGCGCGGCGGGGCTGACGGTGCGCGACCCCGTCGAGACGGTCGACGAGTACGAGACGATACTCCGCGAGGAGGAGGACGCCGACGTCGTCGTCGTGCTCAATCACATCGGCGTCAGGTCCGCCGAGGAACTCGCCGAGGCAACCGACGTCGACGTCGTGCTCGCGGGCCACGACGAGCAGGCGTACGAACCGAGCCTCGTCTCCGGAACCGTCGTCAGCGAGGCCGAGGCGAACGCGAACCACCTCAGCGAGATTCACCTCGCGGTCGAAGACGGGGCGGTCACCGCCGCCGAGGGCGAACTGCTCGAAACCGCGGACGTAGAGAAGAACGAGCGGGTCTCGGAGATAATCAACGAGTACCGCGCGGAGGTCAACCTCGACGAGGTCATCGCGACCACCGAAACAGAGCTCGACGCGAGCGCGAACCTCAATTACCACGAAGAGACCGCCATCGGGAACCTCATCACCGACGCGATGCGGGAGCGAACCGACGCCGACGTCGCCATCACGAACTCGGGTGGCATCCGCTCGGACGCCGCCTACGGACCCGGCGAACTCACCGGCGGCGACGTGTTCAACGTGCTCCCGTTCGCCAACACGCTCACGACGCTCGAACTGACGGGCGAGGAGCTCGTCGAGACGCTCGCCAGTCAGGTCGTGACCCTGGAGAGCGAGGTCGGTCAGCAGTACGGCGCGGAGGTCAGCCAACAGGTCAGCGGCGTCCGCTTCGAGTGGATCGGCCACGAGGGCGAAGAGCTCGTCCGTGACGTCTACGTCGGCGGCGAACCGATCGACCCCGCGGAGACGTACGCCGTCGCGGTCAACTCTTACATGGCGGGCGGCGGCAGCGGCTTCCCGCTGTCGGACAAACCGGTGCTCGACGAGACGGACGAACTGCTGGCGCCGGCGGTCATCGCGTACCTGAAACAGCGCGGCACCGTCGCGCCGACCGTCGAAGGACGGATGCAGCGCGTCGACTCGACGTTCGGCAACGAACCCGAAGTTCGGGTCGACGGTCGCGGCCGCGTGGTCATCTATCTCGACGAACTCGACGACTTCGAGGGACTCGGCGAGCGCGTCGAACTGTGGACGAAGACAGGCGAGGCGGTCGAACCCGAGGCCGTCGTCGACGGCGACGACGGACTGGTGGTCCGCTTCGACGACGCCGCGGTCGCGCAGATGGTCGACGGCGAAGGCGAGGTTCCCCTCGACCTCTACGTCGACTACGACTCCGGCGAGTACGACCGCATCTACTTCGACTCCTCGCGGGCGAACGCCGACGTCACCGCGACGGTGACCGAGCGCAGTCGCGGCGACGAGCGCGGACGCGGTCGGAGTCGGCAGCGCAGCGCCCCGACGCGGTAA
- the polC gene encoding DNA polymerase II large subunit codes for MRPDDERYFARIETRLDEAFELADAAREQGRDPGTEVEIPVAKDMADRVENILEIEGVAERVRELEEQMSREEAALALAEDFAEGRVGDYDTRAGKVEGAVRTAVALLTEGVVAAPIEGIDRVEILSNDDGTEFVNVYYAGPIRSAGGTAQALSVLVADYTRTLIGLDEYKARDDEVERYVEEVALYDKETGLQYSPKDKETRFISRNMPIMLDGEATGDEEVSGYRDLDRVDTNSARGGMCLVMAEGIALKAPKIQRYTRQLDEVDWPWLQDLIDGTIGRDDGEPDGSKDADESEKADAEVDAADDAGDVSEADPAEPDGPPRVDPATKFLRDLIAGRPVFGHPSEAGGFRLRYGRARNHGFATAGVHPATMHIVDDFIATGTQIKTERPGKAGGVVPVDSIEGPTVRLANGDVRRIDDPEEALEIRNGVEKILDLGEYLVNYGEFVENNHPLAPASYTPEWWVQDLDHAGADVQALRDSPRVDLESPTAEQALEWATEYDAPLHPKFTYLWHDISVAEFEALADAVSAGELVDGILAIERTETTRRTLEHLLIEHSQTDDALRIPEWRLFARTLGVDDGLRKTWDADDLSAEARSWNGGDNAVKAATEVAPFSIQERAPTRVGNRMGRPEKSESRDLSPAVHTLFPIGEAGGSQRDVGEAARKMDDRGRRGVVGVRVGRRECAACGERTYKPDCPSCGGHTEPYYECADCEIEVEPDEGGRVVCPRCERDVESPDWHDVDVGRELTEALDAVGERKASYKILKGVKGLTSAHKTPEAIEKGILRAKHGVTAFKDGTVRYDMTDLPVTAVRPEELDVTAEHFRELGYERDIDGEPLRHDDQLLELRVQDIVLSDGAAEHMLKTANFVDDLLESYYGLPAFYEVNERDDLIGELVFGMAPHTSAAVVGRVVGFTSAAVGYAHPYFHAAKRRNCFHPETKVWFEDEVGEWHYDSIESLVEARLDDPETDDFGTLVQELDEDVLVPAVGPDDSPCLSRVESISKHQSPDHLVQVETRSGRTLIVTADHKLRRWNRGLEPVEAQSLLVGDELPAPEAVSFDGDHVTVDLLEEFLAIESIPNEDLVIRGFGTEQLKALLDDATSGKGYCKATAETLGVSQSTVYNWVSRDSIPVSILIELVGEDDIVDLVPTEVNLGIRRDTATVSRQLVVDEDVGTLLGYYAAEGFTRREVGQFYQTTICIPDEEARTAVIDAFADALGIGAYEENKWKVTVSSRLVTALFSDVLDVGGRAESKRVPDCVTSSTRGVVAAFLAAYFSGDGSASGDRIEIRAHTVSDELSQDLVGLLKRFGIAAKTYSEVRTVNSGVVAEFYDESPVFETTVLKITSENAVRFAEEIGFHLERKQTTIDTVLAATELRSQRLFGDGGDVLLDEVVSVEYVESDIEHTYCLTVEETHTLVANDLYVGQCDGDEDCVMLLMDGLLNFSKEFLPDKRGGQMDAPLVMSSRIDPSEIDDEAHNMDIVRQYPREFYEATREMVDPGDVEDLITIAEDNLGTDLEYSEFRHTHDTSNIHLGPALSAYKTLGSMTEKMDAQLHLARKLRAVDETDVAERVIEYHFLPDLIGNLRAFSRQQTRCLDCGEKYRRMPLTGDCRECGGRVNLTVHQGSVNKYMDTAIEVAEEFGCRDYTKQRLEVLKKSLESVFENDKNKQSGIADFM; via the coding sequence GTGAGGCCGGACGACGAGCGCTACTTCGCGCGCATCGAAACCCGCCTCGACGAGGCCTTCGAGCTCGCCGACGCCGCCCGCGAGCAGGGCAGAGACCCCGGAACGGAAGTCGAAATTCCGGTCGCCAAGGACATGGCCGACCGCGTCGAGAACATCCTCGAAATCGAGGGCGTCGCCGAGCGCGTCCGCGAACTGGAGGAACAGATGTCCCGCGAGGAGGCGGCGCTGGCGCTCGCCGAGGACTTCGCGGAGGGCCGCGTCGGCGACTACGACACCCGCGCGGGGAAGGTCGAGGGCGCGGTCCGCACGGCCGTCGCGCTGCTCACCGAAGGGGTCGTCGCCGCCCCCATCGAGGGTATCGACCGCGTCGAGATCCTCTCGAACGACGACGGCACCGAGTTCGTCAACGTCTACTACGCCGGGCCGATCCGCTCTGCGGGTGGCACGGCGCAGGCGCTCTCGGTGCTCGTCGCCGACTACACGCGGACGCTCATCGGCCTCGACGAGTACAAAGCCCGCGACGACGAGGTCGAACGCTACGTCGAGGAAGTCGCGCTGTACGACAAGGAGACCGGCCTGCAGTACTCGCCGAAGGACAAGGAGACGCGCTTCATCTCGCGGAACATGCCCATCATGCTCGACGGCGAGGCGACCGGCGACGAGGAAGTCTCCGGCTACCGCGACCTCGACCGCGTCGACACCAACTCCGCGCGCGGCGGGATGTGTCTCGTCATGGCCGAGGGAATCGCGCTGAAAGCGCCGAAGATTCAGCGCTACACCCGTCAACTCGACGAGGTCGACTGGCCGTGGCTCCAGGACCTCATCGACGGCACCATCGGCAGGGACGACGGGGAGCCAGACGGGAGTAAAGACGCCGACGAAAGCGAGAAAGCGGACGCCGAGGTCGACGCGGCCGACGACGCGGGCGACGTCTCCGAGGCCGACCCGGCCGAACCCGACGGTCCGCCGCGCGTCGACCCCGCGACCAAGTTCCTGCGCGACCTCATCGCCGGCCGCCCGGTGTTCGGTCACCCCTCCGAAGCGGGCGGCTTCCGACTCAGATACGGCCGCGCGCGGAACCACGGCTTCGCCACGGCGGGCGTCCACCCGGCGACGATGCACATCGTCGACGACTTCATCGCCACGGGAACGCAAATCAAGACCGAACGCCCCGGGAAGGCGGGCGGCGTCGTCCCCGTCGACTCCATCGAGGGGCCGACGGTCCGCCTCGCCAACGGCGACGTCCGGCGCATCGACGACCCCGAGGAGGCGCTGGAGATCCGAAACGGCGTCGAGAAGATTCTCGACCTCGGCGAGTACCTCGTCAACTACGGCGAGTTCGTCGAAAACAACCACCCGCTCGCGCCCGCCTCCTACACGCCCGAGTGGTGGGTGCAGGACCTCGACCACGCCGGCGCGGACGTACAGGCGCTTCGGGACTCGCCGCGCGTCGACCTCGAGTCGCCGACCGCCGAGCAGGCGCTGGAGTGGGCCACCGAGTACGACGCGCCGCTGCACCCGAAGTTCACCTACCTCTGGCACGACATTTCGGTCGCTGAGTTCGAGGCGCTCGCCGACGCCGTCTCGGCGGGCGAACTCGTGGACGGAATTCTCGCCATCGAGCGCACCGAGACCACGCGACGCACGCTCGAACACCTACTCATCGAACACTCACAGACCGACGACGCGCTCCGCATCCCGGAGTGGCGACTGTTCGCGCGGACGCTCGGCGTCGACGACGGCCTCCGGAAGACGTGGGACGCCGACGACCTCTCCGCGGAGGCTCGCAGCTGGAACGGCGGCGACAACGCCGTCAAAGCCGCTACCGAGGTCGCGCCCTTCTCGATACAGGAACGCGCGCCGACCCGCGTCGGCAACCGGATGGGCCGACCCGAGAAATCCGAGAGCCGCGACCTCTCACCCGCAGTCCACACGCTGTTCCCCATCGGCGAGGCCGGCGGGAGCCAGCGCGACGTCGGCGAGGCGGCCCGGAAGATGGACGACCGGGGCCGACGCGGTGTCGTCGGCGTGCGCGTCGGCCGCCGCGAGTGCGCCGCCTGCGGCGAACGCACGTACAAACCGGACTGCCCCTCCTGCGGCGGGCACACCGAACCGTACTACGAGTGCGCCGACTGCGAAATCGAGGTCGAGCCCGACGAAGGTGGTCGGGTTGTCTGCCCGCGCTGCGAGCGCGACGTCGAGAGCCCCGACTGGCACGACGTCGACGTCGGCCGCGAACTCACCGAGGCCTTGGACGCCGTCGGCGAGCGGAAAGCCTCGTACAAGATTCTGAAAGGTGTGAAGGGGCTCACCTCGGCGCACAAGACGCCGGAAGCCATCGAGAAAGGGATTCTCCGCGCCAAACACGGCGTCACGGCGTTCAAAGACGGGACGGTCCGCTACGACATGACCGACCTGCCCGTCACCGCCGTCAGACCCGAAGAGTTGGACGTGACGGCCGAACACTTCCGCGAACTCGGCTACGAGCGCGACATCGACGGCGAACCGCTGCGCCACGACGACCAACTGCTCGAACTCAGAGTGCAGGACATCGTCCTCTCGGACGGCGCGGCCGAGCACATGCTGAAGACGGCGAACTTCGTCGACGACCTCCTAGAGAGCTACTACGGACTCCCCGCCTTCTACGAGGTGAACGAGCGCGACGACCTCATCGGCGAACTCGTCTTCGGGATGGCACCGCACACCTCCGCGGCGGTCGTCGGGCGGGTCGTCGGGTTCACGAGCGCGGCGGTGGGGTACGCGCATCCGTACTTCCACGCCGCGAAGCGTCGGAACTGCTTCCACCCGGAAACGAAGGTGTGGTTCGAGGACGAGGTGGGCGAGTGGCACTACGACAGTATCGAATCGCTGGTCGAAGCGCGGCTCGACGACCCTGAGACGGACGACTTCGGGACGCTAGTGCAGGAGTTGGACGAAGACGTTCTCGTTCCTGCTGTTGGCCCCGACGACAGCCCGTGCTTGAGCCGTGTGGAGTCGATCTCGAAGCATCAGTCACCCGACCACTTGGTTCAAGTAGAAACGCGGAGTGGTCGCACGCTCATTGTAACAGCTGATCACAAACTCCGACGATGGAACCGAGGACTCGAACCAGTAGAGGCTCAGTCTCTCCTGGTCGGCGACGAACTTCCCGCACCGGAGGCTGTTTCCTTCGACGGAGATCATGTCACCGTCGACCTCTTAGAGGAGTTCCTCGCCATCGAGTCGATTCCGAACGAAGACCTCGTAATTCGAGGCTTCGGTACCGAGCAACTCAAAGCACTGCTAGACGATGCAACGTCCGGCAAAGGCTACTGTAAAGCTACCGCCGAGACGCTCGGAGTTAGTCAATCGACGGTCTACAACTGGGTTAGTAGAGACAGCATCCCCGTCAGTATCCTCATCGAACTGGTCGGCGAAGACGACATCGTTGACCTCGTTCCTACCGAAGTCAATCTCGGTATCCGCCGCGATACGGCAACCGTTTCCCGTCAGTTAGTGGTCGATGAAGACGTTGGCACTCTCCTCGGATATTACGCGGCTGAGGGGTTTACTCGGCGTGAAGTGGGCCAGTTCTACCAGACGACCATCTGTATTCCAGACGAAGAGGCACGGACGGCAGTCATCGACGCTTTCGCCGACGCACTCGGCATTGGGGCCTACGAGGAGAACAAGTGGAAAGTGACGGTATCCAGCCGCCTCGTCACAGCACTGTTTTCTGATGTCCTTGACGTAGGCGGCCGTGCTGAGTCGAAGCGCGTTCCGGATTGTGTGACTTCCTCCACTCGCGGCGTTGTCGCCGCATTCCTCGCCGCGTACTTCAGCGGAGACGGCAGTGCCTCCGGTGACCGCATCGAGATTCGTGCCCATACGGTTAGTGACGAACTCTCGCAGGATCTCGTCGGTCTTCTCAAGCGGTTCGGAATCGCGGCGAAGACGTACTCCGAGGTTCGCACCGTCAATTCGGGCGTCGTTGCTGAGTTCTACGACGAGTCACCGGTGTTCGAGACGACCGTTCTCAAGATAACCTCGGAGAACGCCGTTCGCTTCGCCGAAGAAATCGGATTCCATCTCGAACGGAAGCAAACCACGATAGATACTGTGCTGGCGGCGACCGAACTCCGTTCGCAACGGCTCTTCGGCGACGGTGGCGACGTACTCCTCGACGAAGTTGTCTCCGTCGAGTACGTCGAAAGTGACATAGAGCATACGTACTGTCTCACCGTCGAGGAGACGCACACGCTCGTGGCCAACGACCTCTACGTCGGTCAATGCGACGGCGACGAGGACTGCGTCATGCTCCTCATGGACGGCCTGCTGAACTTCTCGAAGGAGTTTCTCCCCGACAAACGGGGCGGGCAGATGGACGCACCATTGGTCATGTCCTCGCGCATCGACCCCTCCGAAATCGACGACGAGGCGCACAACATGGACATCGTGCGACAGTACCCGCGGGAGTTCTACGAGGCGACCCGGGAGATGGTCGACCCCGGCGACGTGGAGGACCTCATCACCATCGCCGAGGACAACCTGGGCACCGACCTCGAATACTCGGAGTTCCGCCACACCCACGACACCTCGAACATCCACCTCGGCCCGGCGCTCTCCGCCTACAAGACGCTCGGGTCGATGACCGAGAAGATGGACGCCCAGCTCCACCTCGCGCGGAAACTCCGCGCCGTCGACGAGACGGACGTCGCAGAGCGCGTCATCGAGTACCACTTCCTGCCGGACCTCATCGGCAACCTCCGCGCCTTCTCGCGCCAGCAGACGCGCTGTCTCGACTGCGGCGAGAAGTATCGGAGAATGCCGCTCACCGGCGACTGCCGCGAGTGCGGCGGGCGCGTCAATCTCACGGTCCACCAAGGCTCCGTGAACAAGTACATGGACACCGCCATCGAGGTGGCCGAGGAGTTCGGCTGCCGCGACTACACGAAACAGCGCCTCGAAGTGCTCAAGAAGAGCCTGGAGAGCGTCTTCGAGAACGACAAGAACAAACAGAGTGGTATCGCGGACTTCATGTGA
- a CDS encoding DUF7130 family rubredoxin-like protein, with product MVGDSGETPDDVSDNEIERLSLGKVVYDDEGTELGTIRGFDNAGFYVSMREGLEAMSIEHARSGHDWGEAHLMWRCTECGEMGEIGDGLPDQCPNCGTPKEDLYYWTED from the coding sequence ATGGTTGGAGACAGTGGAGAGACCCCGGACGACGTCTCGGACAACGAAATCGAACGGCTCAGCCTCGGTAAGGTGGTGTACGACGACGAGGGCACCGAACTCGGCACCATCCGCGGGTTCGACAACGCGGGCTTCTACGTCTCGATGCGCGAGGGATTGGAGGCGATGAGCATCGAACACGCTCGCTCCGGACACGATTGGGGAGAAGCGCATCTGATGTGGCGCTGCACCGAGTGCGGTGAGATGGGCGAGATTGGCGACGGCCTCCCGGACCAGTGTCCCAACTGCGGGACGCCGAAAGAGGACCTCTACTACTGGACCGAGGACTGA